One part of the Sciurus carolinensis chromosome 4, mSciCar1.2, whole genome shotgun sequence genome encodes these proteins:
- the Lpar5 gene encoding LOW QUALITY PROTEIN: lysophosphatidic acid receptor 5 (The sequence of the model RefSeq protein was modified relative to this genomic sequence to represent the inferred CDS: deleted 1 base in 1 codon), which produces MMLTNYSANTSSTNSSIPLCPDYRTTHRLHMVVYSLVLAAGLPLNALALWIFLRVLRVHSVVSVYMCNLAASDLLFTLSLPVRISYYALHYWPFPDLLCQTSGAIFQMNMYGSCIFLMLINLDRYAAIVHPLRLRHMRQSRVARRLCLGVWAVILVFAVPAARVHRPSPCSYRSIEVRLCFESFSDELWKGRLLPLVLLAEALGFLLPLAAVVYSSGRVFWTLARPDATQSQRRRKTVRLLLANLVIFLLCFVPYNATLALYGLLRSNLVVASQEARDQVRGVLMVMVLLAGANCVLDPLVYYFSAEGFRNTLRGLGTPLQARTLAINGDRGTLAERPSEAAHTTGLDATSQGLLQPPNSRMPFTEGPQDSTF; this is translated from the exons ATGATGTTGACCAACTACTCTGCCAACACCTCTTCTACCAACAGCTCTATTCCCCTGTGTCCTGACTACCGGACCACCCATCGCCTGCACATGGTGGTCTACAGCTTGGTGCTGGCTGCAGGGCTCCCCCTCAATGCGCTGGCCCTCTGGATCTTCCTGCGTGTTCTGCGAGTACACTCGGTG GTGAGTGTGTACATGTGCAACCTGGCAGCCAGCGACCTGCTTTTCACCCTCTCACTGCCTGTGCGCATCTCCTACTACGCACTGCACTACTGGCCCTTCCCCGACCTCCTGTGCCAGACGTCTGGCGCTATCTTCCAGATGAACATGTATGGCAGCTGCATCTTCCTGATGCTTATCAACTTGGACCGCTATGCTGCAATCGTGCACCCGCTCCGTCTGCGCCACATGCGACAGTCCCGTGTGGCAAGGCGGCTCTGCCTGGGTGTGTGGGCAGTCATCCTGGTGTTTGCCGTGCCCGCCGCCCGCGTGCACAGGCCCTCGCCTTGCAGCTACCGTAGCATCGAGGTACGCCTGTGCTTTGAGAGCTTCAGCGATGAGCTGTGGAAGGGCCGGCTGCTGCCTCTTGTGCTACTGGCCGAGGCCCTGGGCTTTCTGTTGCCCCTGGCGGCCGTGGTCTACTCATCTGGCCGGGTCTTTTGGACGCTGGCGCGACCAGACGCAACGCAAAGTCAACGGAGGCGGAAGACCGTGCGCCTTCTGCTGGCCAACCTCGTTATCTTCCTGCTGTGCTTCGTGCCATACAACGCCACTCTGGCTCTCTATGGGCTGCTTCGGAGCAACCTAGTGGTGGCCAGCCAGGAGGCCCGCGATCAGGTGCGCGGGGTGCTGATGGTGATGGTGCTGCTGGCCGGCGCCAACTGCGTGCTGGACCCACTAGTGTACTACTTCAGCGCCGAGGGTTTCCGTAACACCCTGCGTGGCCTGGGTACTCCACTCCAGGCCAGGACCTTGGCCATCAATGGAGATAGGGGAACGCTTGCAGAAAGGCCCTCAGAAGCTGCCCACACCACTGGGCTGGATGCCACCAGTCAGGGGCTACTCCAGCCACCTAACTCCAGGATGCCCTTCACCGAGGGTCCCCAGGATTCAACCTTCTGA